The window GAACCGTGCGGGTGGTCGGGCGTGTTTTCGCGGGAGGGGCGGGGGTTCGGATACGTCGGCGTGGCTGAAAGCGATGGGCGTGGCCCCCTGTTTCTCAGGGCCCAATGCGGAGCGAAAGGCGGGGCCCCCGGGGCGCAGGGGGCGCTCCCCGCCACCAGGGGCCCCGCCGTCGTGGAGGCGGGCCCCGTCAGCCCCGGTCGGCCGCGGCCCGCAGAGCGATCCGGTGCTCGCCCGCGTACACGTTCATGGAGGACCCCCGCAGGAACCCCACCAGCGTCAGCCCGGCCTCCGCCGCCAGATCCACCGCGAGGGACGACGGCGCCGACACCGCGGCCAGCACCGGTATCCCCGCCATCACCGCCTTCTGCGCCAGTTCGAACGAGGCCCGCCCCGACACCAGCAGCACCGCCCGGGACAGGGGCAGGCCGCCGTTCTGCAGGGCGCGGCCGACCAGCTTGTCGACGGCGTTGTGCCGGCCCACGTCCTCCCGTACGTCGAGCAGTTCACCGTCCTCGCCGAACAGGGCCGCCGCGTGCAGACCCCCGGTCCGGTCGAAGACCCGCTGCGCCGCGCGGAGCCGGTCGGGGAGGCTCGCGAGGAGTTCGGGGTCGAGCCGGACCGGGGGAGCCTCACCGCCGTGGGTGTCGTCGACGGCCCAGCGGGCGGTCGTACGGACGGCGTCCAGCGACGCCTTGCCGCAGAGCCCGCAGGACGAGGTCGTATAGACATTGCGTTCGAGGGTGATGTCCGGGATCACCACACCCGGCGCGGTCCTCACGTCCACCACGTTGTACGTGTTCGCCCCGTCCGCCGTCGCGCCCGCGCAGTACACGATGTTCTGCAGGTCCGACCGCTCGGCGAGCACCCCCTCGCTGACCAGGAACCCCGCCGCCAGCGCGAAGTCGTCCCCCGGGGTGCGCATGGTGATCGCGAGCGGCTTGCCGTTCAGCCGGATCTCCATCGGCTCCTCCGCGACGAGCGTGTCCGGGCGGGTGGAGACCGCGCCGTCCCGGATGCGGATCACCTTGCGTCGTTCCGTGACTCGTCCCATGTCGTGTCTCAGTCCCGGTTCTGTACGTGCTGATAGCCGAAGCGGCCCTTGATGCAGAGGTTGCCGTGGGTCACCGGGTTGTCGTGCGGCGAGGTGACCTTCACGATCTCATTGTCCTGCACGTGGAGGGTGAGGTTGCAGCCCACTCCGCAGTACGCGCAGACCGTGGTCGTCTCCGTCTGCGCCGACTCGTCCCAGGTGCCCGCCGCCCGCATGTCGAACTCCGATTTGAAGGAGAGCGCGCCCGTCGGGCACACCTCGACGCAGTTCCCGCAGTACACGCAGGCCGAATCGGTCAGCGGGGCGTCGTGCTCCACGGCGATCCGCGCGTCGAAGCCGCGCCCGACGACCGAGATCGCGAACGAGTTCTGCCACTGCTCCCCGCAGGCGTCCACGCACTTGTAACACAGGATGCACTTGTCGTAGTCCCGGACGTACAGCTCGTTGTCGACCCTCGGTTCCTCGTCCAGCCGGGCCGCGTCCGGGCCGAAGCGGTCCGGTTTCGCCTCGTACTCCTTGATCCACCCCGCGGCCTTCGGCGTCGTCGAGAGGTCGACCGACGACGCGAGGAGTTCCAGGACGACCTTGCGGCTGTGCCGCGCCCGCTCGGTGTCCGTCCGCACCCGCATACCGGGCTCGGCCCTGCGGGAGCAGGCCGGGACGAGGGTCCTGGCCCCCTCGACCTCGACGACACAGACCCGGCAGGCGTTCTTCGGCCTGAGCGTGTCGCCCTCGCAGAGGGTGGGCACGTCCTTGCCGGCGGCCCGGCAGGCGTCCAGGATCGTCGAGCCCTCGGGCGCCCGCACCGGCTCACCGTCGAGGGTGAACTCCAGCAGACGACGCGGCACTCCCAGCGGGATCACGGTCATTCGTACGCCCCCAAGCGGTCGATGGCGGATTCCACGGCGTTCCACGCGGTCTGCCCGAGACCGCAGATAGAGGCGTCCCGCATCGCGCGGCCGACCTCCCTGAGCAGCGCGATGTCACCGGCCGCCGCCGCGCCGGTCCGCCCGGCGATCCGGTGCAGCGCCTCCTCCTGCCGTACGGTCCCGACCCGGCACGGCACGCACTGCCCGCAGGACTCGTCGCGGAAGAACTCCGCGATCCGCAGCAGCAGCCGGGGCAGCGGCACGGTGTCGTCGAAGGCCATCACGACCCCCGAGCCGAGCGTGGTGCCCGCCTCCCGCGTCCCCTCGAAGGTGAGCGGGATGTCCAGCTCGTCGGGCCGTACGAAACCACCGGCCGCGCCGCCGAGGAGCACGGCCCGCAGCCGCTCCCGCACCCCGGCGAGGGCGAGCAGGTCGCCGAGGGTCGCACCGAAGGGCAGCTCGTAGACGCCGGGCCGGTCCACGCTGCCCGATACGCAGAACAGCTTCGGTCCGGTGGAGCCGCCGGTGCCGATCGCCGCGTACGCCGGGGCGCCCATGGTCAGGATCGGCAGGACGTTCACCAGGGTCTCGACGTTGTTCTCCACGGTCGGCTTGCCGAACAGGCCCTTCTCCACCGGGAACGGCGGCTTCGAGCGGGGCTCGCCCCGGTAGCCCTCGATGGAGTTGAACAGGGCCGTCTCCTCGCCGCAGATGTAGGCGCCCGCGCCCCGGCGGATCTCGATGTCGAAGGTGTAGCCCTGGCCGAGGACGTCGTCGCCGAGCAGACCCCGGGCGCGCGCCTGGGCGAGGGCGTTCTCCAAGCGGCGCAGGGCCCGCGGGTACTCACCCCGCAGATACAGGTGGCCCCGGTGCGCGCCGGTCGCGTACCCGGCGATGGTCATCGCCTCGACCAGGGAGAACGGGTCGCCCTCCATGAGCACGCGGTCCTTGAAGGTGCCCGGCTCGGACTCGTCCGCGTTGCAGACGAGGTAGTGCGGACGGTCGGGCTGCGACGCCGTGGCCTGCCATTTGCGGCCGGTGGGGAAGGCGGCGCCGCCGCGCCCGACCAGGCCCGAGTCGGTCACCTCGCGGATGACCCCGGCGGGGCCCAGCTCGAAGGCCCGCCGCAGGGCCGTGTAGCCGCCGTGGGCGCGATAGTCGTCGAGGGAGGTCGGATCGACGACGCCGACGCGGCTCAACAGGGTCAGGGAAGGGTCCTGGGCCTGGGGCACCGCCATGACGGCCGGCGGCTCCTCTTCCGCCGAGTCGGGCGCGCTCGCCGCGAGGACGGCCGCCTCGGCGGTCGCGGGCGCCGCGACCGCCGTGCGCACCGGATCCCCCGCCTTGATCGCGAGCGCCGCCGGCGCCCGCTCGCACAGCCCCAGACACGGGCCGCGCTGCACGCTCACCCCGCTGCCGGGGCCGAGACGGGCCTCGACCCCGGCGCACAGCTCGGCCGCCCCGGCCGCCGCGCACGCCAGGTCCGTGCAGACGTGCAGCACGGTGGCCGGGCGCGGCTCGACCGAGAACATCGCGTAGAAGGTGGCCACGCCGTAGGCCTCCGCCGGCGGCACGGTCAGCCGACGGCAGAGATAGTCCAGCGCACCCTCACTGATCCAGCCGATCCGGTCGTTGAGGGCGTGCAGCCCCGGCAACAGCAGGTCACGGCGGTCCCGGGCCTCCCGGCCGCCCCGCGCCCACCGCAGATCCTCGGCCCTCGTCGCGTCGCGGGCCGCGCCCTGCCAGGAGGATTCCGGCGGGCCGAGCAACGCGTCGACGGCCGCCCTCTCCTCGTCGGTGGGCTTGCTGCCACCGAAGTGCAGGTCCACTTGACATCACCTCACGATGGTCGCGACGGGCAGCTTCTCGATCCGGATCGCCGACGCCTTGAACTCCGCCGTGCCCGCGATCGGGCAATTGGCCTCGATCGTCAGCTGGTTGGTGTCCACCTCGTCGGGAAAGTGCATGGTCATGAAGGCGAGGCCGGGCCGCAGGGCGAGGTCGATCCACACGGGCGCCACCACCGATCCGCGCCGCGAGGACACCTGGACCTCCTCGCCCACCGCGACCCCGTAGCGCTCCGCGTCCTCCGGACACAGCTCGATGTACTCCCCGCGCCGCAGCGGCGAGGCGTAACCGCCGCTCTGCACACCGGTGTTGTACGAGTCGAGCCGCCGCCCGGTGGTGAGCCGGATCGGGAACCGCTCGTCGGTCAGGTCCACCGGCGGATCGTGCCGCACGATCCCGAAGGGCGCGAGCGGGCCCCGGCGCGCGGGGTCGGGGTCCCACAACCGCCCGTGCAGATAGGACGGTTCGAGCCGGTCCGGGTCCGGGCAGGGCCACTGGATGCCCTGCTCCCGCGCGAGCCGTTCGTACGTCATCCCGTAGTGGTCCGGCGACACCGACCGCAGCTCGTTCCAGACGGCCTCGGCGTCGGCGTACTTCCACTCGTGCCCGAGCCGCGAGGCCAGGTCGCAGATGATGTCGATGTCCTCGCGGGCCTCGCCCGGGGGAGTGACGGCACGGCGGACCCGCTGGACCCGCCGTTCGCTGTTGGTGGTCGTGCCGTCGGTCTCCGCCCATCCGGCGGTCGCGGGCAGCACGACATCCGCCAGCTGGGCCGTTCTTGTCAGGAAGATGTCCTGGACCACGAGGAAGTCCAGTTGCCCGAGCCGCCGTACGGCCTGCTCGCTGTCGGCCTCGGACTGCGCCGGGTTCTCCCCGATGCAGTACACGGCCTTCAGCGAGCCCTCCTCCATGGCCTCGAACATCTCCGTCAGGTTCAGCCCGTGGTGCGGCTGGATGACGGTGTCCCACGCCGACTCGAACTTCAGCCGGGACTCCGGGTCGAGGATGTCCTGGAAGCCGGGCAACCGGTTGGGGATGGCGCCCATGTCGCCGCCGCCCTGCACGTTGTTCTGGCCGCGCAGGGGCTGCAGGCCCGAGGCGTAGCGGCCCACGTGGCCGGTGAGCAGCGAGAGATTGATCAGCGCGCGGACGTTGTCCGTGCCGTTGTGGTGCTCGGTGATGCCGAGCGTCCAGCACAGCTGGGCCCGTTCGGCCCGGGCGTACGCGTGCGCCAACTCCCTGACGGCGGCGGCCGGTACGCCCGTCACCTTCTCGGCCAGCGACAGCGTCCACGGTTCGACGAGCGCCCGGTACTCCTCGAAGCCGCTGGTCGCCCGCTCGATGAACGCCTCGTTGGCGAGGCCCGCGTGGATGATCTCCCGGCCGATCGCGTGGGCCATCGGGATGTCGGTGCCGACGTTCAGCCCCATCCAGCTCTCCGCCCACTCGGCGGTGGAGGTCCGCCTCGGGTCGACGGCGTACATCCGGGCGCCGTTGTGGATGCCCTTGAGTACGTGCTGGAAGAAGATCGGGTGCGCGAAGCGGGCGTTGGAGCCCCACATCACGATGACGTCGGTGTGCTCGATCTCCTCGTACGAGGAGGTGCCGCCGCCCGAGCCGAAGGCGGCCGAGAGGCCGGCCACGCTCGGCGCGTGACAGGTGCGGTTGCAGGAGTCGACGTTGTTGGTGCCCATGACCACGCGGGCGAACTTCTGGGCCACGTAGTTCATCTCGTTCGTGGCGCGGGCGCAGGAGAAGAGGCCGAACGCGTCGCGGTTGCGGGCGAGGCCCCGTGCGGCGCGGTCCAGCGCCTCCTCCCAACTCGCCCGCCTGAAGGGCTCGTCGCGGCAGTCGCGGACGAGGGGATGGGTGAGCCGGGTGTAGGTCTTCGGGGTCCGGTCGCGTTTCCTCATACGACGCTCCTCATGCCGCGCTCCTCAGCGCGAGCAGGTCCGAGATGGCGTGGACGGTGCGCAGGGTGGGCACCTCGACA is drawn from Streptomyces bottropensis ATCC 25435 and contains these coding sequences:
- the fdhD gene encoding formate dehydrogenase accessory sulfurtransferase FdhD; the protein is MGRVTERRKVIRIRDGAVSTRPDTLVAEEPMEIRLNGKPLAITMRTPGDDFALAAGFLVSEGVLAERSDLQNIVYCAGATADGANTYNVVDVRTAPGVVIPDITLERNVYTTSSCGLCGKASLDAVRTTARWAVDDTHGGEAPPVRLDPELLASLPDRLRAAQRVFDRTGGLHAAALFGEDGELLDVREDVGRHNAVDKLVGRALQNGGLPLSRAVLLVSGRASFELAQKAVMAGIPVLAAVSAPSSLAVDLAAEAGLTLVGFLRGSSMNVYAGEHRIALRAAADRG
- a CDS encoding 2Fe-2S iron-sulfur cluster-binding protein; the protein is MTVIPLGVPRRLLEFTLDGEPVRAPEGSTILDACRAAGKDVPTLCEGDTLRPKNACRVCVVEVEGARTLVPACSRRAEPGMRVRTDTERARHSRKVVLELLASSVDLSTTPKAAGWIKEYEAKPDRFGPDAARLDEEPRVDNELYVRDYDKCILCYKCVDACGEQWQNSFAISVVGRGFDARIAVEHDAPLTDSACVYCGNCVEVCPTGALSFKSEFDMRAAGTWDESAQTETTTVCAYCGVGCNLTLHVQDNEIVKVTSPHDNPVTHGNLCIKGRFGYQHVQNRD
- a CDS encoding NADH-ubiquinone oxidoreductase-F iron-sulfur binding region domain-containing protein; protein product: MDLHFGGSKPTDEERAAVDALLGPPESSWQGAARDATRAEDLRWARGGREARDRRDLLLPGLHALNDRIGWISEGALDYLCRRLTVPPAEAYGVATFYAMFSVEPRPATVLHVCTDLACAAAGAAELCAGVEARLGPGSGVSVQRGPCLGLCERAPAALAIKAGDPVRTAVAAPATAEAAVLAASAPDSAEEEPPAVMAVPQAQDPSLTLLSRVGVVDPTSLDDYRAHGGYTALRRAFELGPAGVIREVTDSGLVGRGGAAFPTGRKWQATASQPDRPHYLVCNADESEPGTFKDRVLMEGDPFSLVEAMTIAGYATGAHRGHLYLRGEYPRALRRLENALAQARARGLLGDDVLGQGYTFDIEIRRGAGAYICGEETALFNSIEGYRGEPRSKPPFPVEKGLFGKPTVENNVETLVNVLPILTMGAPAYAAIGTGGSTGPKLFCVSGSVDRPGVYELPFGATLGDLLALAGVRERLRAVLLGGAAGGFVRPDELDIPLTFEGTREAGTTLGSGVVMAFDDTVPLPRLLLRIAEFFRDESCGQCVPCRVGTVRQEEALHRIAGRTGAAAAGDIALLREVGRAMRDASICGLGQTAWNAVESAIDRLGAYE
- a CDS encoding molybdopterin oxidoreductase family protein, with translation MRKRDRTPKTYTRLTHPLVRDCRDEPFRRASWEEALDRAARGLARNRDAFGLFSCARATNEMNYVAQKFARVVMGTNNVDSCNRTCHAPSVAGLSAAFGSGGGTSSYEEIEHTDVIVMWGSNARFAHPIFFQHVLKGIHNGARMYAVDPRRTSTAEWAESWMGLNVGTDIPMAHAIGREIIHAGLANEAFIERATSGFEEYRALVEPWTLSLAEKVTGVPAAAVRELAHAYARAERAQLCWTLGITEHHNGTDNVRALINLSLLTGHVGRYASGLQPLRGQNNVQGGGDMGAIPNRLPGFQDILDPESRLKFESAWDTVIQPHHGLNLTEMFEAMEEGSLKAVYCIGENPAQSEADSEQAVRRLGQLDFLVVQDIFLTRTAQLADVVLPATAGWAETDGTTTNSERRVQRVRRAVTPPGEAREDIDIICDLASRLGHEWKYADAEAVWNELRSVSPDHYGMTYERLAREQGIQWPCPDPDRLEPSYLHGRLWDPDPARRGPLAPFGIVRHDPPVDLTDERFPIRLTTGRRLDSYNTGVQSGGYASPLRRGEYIELCPEDAERYGVAVGEEVQVSSRRGSVVAPVWIDLALRPGLAFMTMHFPDEVDTNQLTIEANCPIAGTAEFKASAIRIEKLPVATIVR